A genomic stretch from Anaerolinea thermophila UNI-1 includes:
- a CDS encoding glycine C-acetyltransferase encodes MSERLQWIQDELDRLKESGLYNRIRTISTPQGAWLVVDGKRVLNFCSNNYLGFANHPRLVEKARQALEKYGVGPGAVRTIAGTLDLHTELERRIAAFKGVDAAITFQSGFTANLATIAALVGKEDVVFSDELNHASIIDGCRLSGARIVRYAHADPVDLEARIRENEGTYRRAIAITDGVFSMDGDIAPLDKIYEVTSAYNVMLMVDDAHGEGVLGKGGRGIVDHFNLHGKVDIEIGTFSKAFGVVGGVSAGSPLVVEWLRQRGRPFLFSSATPAADVAACIAAIDVLEESTELVDRLWENARYFKAEMKKLGFDTGVSVTPITPIMLGEAPLAQQFSRELFEEGVFAMAIGYPTVPHGKARIRVMISAAHSKDDLDKGLEAFARVGKRLGVIG; translated from the coding sequence ATGAGCGAACGTCTGCAGTGGATTCAGGATGAACTCGACCGTCTGAAAGAATCCGGGCTGTACAACCGCATCCGCACCATCTCCACCCCGCAGGGGGCATGGCTGGTGGTGGACGGCAAGCGTGTGCTCAACTTCTGTTCCAACAACTACCTGGGCTTTGCCAATCATCCGCGGCTGGTGGAAAAAGCCCGCCAGGCGCTGGAAAAGTACGGGGTGGGTCCGGGTGCGGTGCGTACCATTGCCGGGACGCTGGACCTGCACACCGAACTGGAACGGCGCATCGCCGCCTTCAAGGGTGTAGATGCCGCCATTACCTTCCAGTCCGGCTTCACCGCCAACCTGGCGACCATCGCCGCGCTGGTGGGCAAAGAGGACGTGGTCTTCTCCGACGAACTCAACCACGCCAGCATCATTGACGGATGCCGTCTTTCGGGCGCGCGCATTGTGCGCTATGCCCACGCCGACCCGGTGGACCTGGAAGCGCGCATCCGCGAGAACGAAGGCACCTACCGGCGCGCCATCGCCATCACCGACGGCGTCTTCAGCATGGACGGCGACATTGCCCCGCTGGATAAAATTTACGAGGTTACCAGTGCCTACAACGTCATGCTGATGGTGGACGATGCCCATGGCGAAGGTGTGCTGGGCAAGGGCGGTCGCGGCATTGTGGATCATTTCAACCTGCACGGCAAGGTGGATATTGAAATTGGCACTTTCTCCAAAGCCTTTGGCGTGGTGGGCGGCGTCTCCGCCGGTTCGCCGCTGGTGGTGGAGTGGCTGAGACAGCGCGGACGCCCCTTCCTGTTTTCATCGGCAACCCCCGCCGCCGATGTCGCCGCCTGCATTGCCGCCATTGACGTGCTGGAAGAATCCACCGAACTGGTGGACCGCCTCTGGGAAAACGCCCGCTACTTCAAGGCGGAGATGAAAAAACTGGGCTTCGATACCGGCGTGAGCGTCACCCCCATCACCCCCATCATGCTGGGCGAAGCCCCGCTGGCTCAGCAGTTCAGCCGCGAGTTATTCGAGGAAGGCGTCTTTGCCATGGCAATTGGCTATCCCACCGTGCCGCACGGCAAAGCCCGCATCCGCGTGATGATTTCGGCGGCGCACAGCAAGGACGACCTCGACAAAGGGCTGGAAGCCTTTGCCCGGGTGGGCAAGCGTTTGGGCGTGATTGGCTGA
- a CDS encoding helix-turn-helix domain-containing protein — MELPNNEPLSEREIEILRLVATGASNKEIAQALSISPNTVKVHLRNIFAKIGVVSRTEATLYAIRNGITPPGFSLPETSPAEEEVPPESPLQVAALTREVEAPLPARRTLNRWALAGAALLILLLAGALVWNLTRPAASTPTPASTQTTPVAPPRWAVLKELPEARAGMAAIAFNERLYLFGGETETGISNDTLAYDPATDTWQALSGKPTAVSQIAAARLGEQIYLPGGMTAAQRPISALEVYSPLTDSWQSRAPLPQALAGYALTAFEGNLYLFGGWDGKTPSSAVYAYDPETNRWEERTPLPSPRVFAAAIAVEGRILLFGGSDGSQPLDEVWAYHPARESGGGTVWEALPAMPAPRAQMSAVGLINSIYLLGGISSNDEGNLPNWVFTPADGLWQALEPAPAPLGEQGVAVTYGNYLHIFGGKSGQTLQRTHLSYQALYTVAIPFIVDDTP; from the coding sequence ATGGAGTTGCCCAACAACGAGCCCCTGAGCGAACGCGAGATAGAGATTTTGCGTTTGGTGGCAACCGGCGCATCCAACAAAGAAATCGCTCAGGCACTGTCCATCAGCCCCAACACGGTCAAAGTCCATTTGCGCAACATCTTTGCCAAGATTGGCGTGGTTTCGCGCACCGAAGCCACGCTGTACGCCATCCGCAACGGCATTACCCCGCCGGGCTTTTCCCTGCCTGAGACCTCCCCCGCCGAAGAAGAAGTTCCTCCCGAAAGCCCTCTGCAGGTGGCGGCACTGACCCGCGAAGTGGAAGCCCCTCTCCCCGCGCGGCGGACGCTGAACCGCTGGGCGCTGGCAGGCGCGGCATTGCTCATTCTCCTCCTGGCAGGCGCGCTGGTATGGAACTTGACCCGCCCGGCGGCATCTACCCCCACCCCCGCCAGTACGCAAACCACGCCTGTTGCCCCGCCGCGCTGGGCAGTCCTCAAAGAACTGCCCGAAGCCCGCGCCGGCATGGCGGCGATTGCCTTCAACGAGCGTCTGTACCTCTTTGGCGGCGAGACCGAGACCGGCATCAGCAACGATACGCTGGCGTATGACCCCGCAACAGATACCTGGCAAGCCCTGAGCGGCAAGCCCACCGCCGTCTCGCAAATTGCGGCGGCGCGGCTGGGCGAGCAGATTTACCTGCCCGGCGGAATGACCGCCGCCCAGCGCCCCATCAGCGCGCTGGAAGTGTACAGCCCGCTTACCGATTCCTGGCAAAGCCGTGCCCCGCTCCCGCAGGCGCTGGCAGGCTACGCGCTGACCGCCTTTGAAGGCAACCTGTACCTCTTCGGCGGGTGGGACGGCAAAACCCCTTCCTCCGCCGTGTATGCCTACGACCCCGAAACCAACCGCTGGGAAGAGCGCACCCCTCTGCCCTCGCCGCGCGTCTTTGCCGCGGCAATTGCCGTGGAAGGGCGCATCCTGCTTTTCGGCGGGAGCGACGGCAGTCAGCCGCTGGATGAGGTATGGGCATACCACCCCGCCCGCGAGAGCGGCGGCGGGACGGTCTGGGAAGCGCTCCCCGCCATGCCCGCTCCCCGCGCGCAGATGAGCGCCGTCGGGCTGATTAACTCCATTTATCTGCTGGGGGGAATATCATCCAACGATGAGGGCAACCTTCCCAACTGGGTGTTCACCCCCGCCGATGGGCTCTGGCAAGCCCTGGAGCCTGCCCCCGCGCCGCTGGGGGAGCAGGGTGTGGCGGTGACATACGGCAACTACCTGCACATCTTTGGGGGCAAGAGCGGGCAAACTCTCCAGCGCACGCACCTTTCCTATCAGGCGCTGTACACCGTTGCCATTCCGTTCATCGTGGACGACACCCCCTGA
- a CDS encoding response regulator transcription factor encodes MNRIRIVIVDDHALVRMGLTTLICDRPDMQVVGEASNLTQALRVIEETQPQIVLMDIRMPGESGIEATRQIVQRFPQTRVIILTSYSDDELVMRAIHAGASGYVLKQADNDVLLDAIQTVARGESLLDPATTTRLLHFVREMERKAEQNAFRDLSERELSVLAELAKGKTNAEIGRTLHLSEKTVRNHVSVILEKLHLSNRVELATYAVEHHIFDLVKRD; translated from the coding sequence ATGAACCGCATTCGCATTGTCATTGTCGATGATCATGCGCTGGTACGCATGGGACTGACCACCCTGATCTGCGACCGTCCCGATATGCAGGTCGTGGGCGAAGCCAGCAATCTGACTCAGGCTCTGCGTGTCATTGAGGAAACCCAGCCGCAAATCGTGCTGATGGATATTCGCATGCCCGGCGAAAGCGGCATTGAAGCCACCCGGCAGATTGTTCAGCGCTTTCCTCAAACCCGTGTCATCATCCTCACTTCCTACTCCGACGATGAACTGGTCATGCGTGCCATTCATGCGGGCGCATCGGGTTATGTGCTTAAACAAGCCGATAACGATGTGCTTCTGGATGCCATCCAAACCGTTGCGCGCGGCGAATCCTTGCTCGATCCTGCCACCACCACGCGCCTGCTCCACTTTGTGCGCGAGATGGAGCGCAAAGCCGAACAAAATGCTTTCCGCGATCTTTCGGAGCGCGAGTTAAGCGTGCTGGCGGAACTGGCAAAAGGCAAAACCAACGCCGAAATTGGCAGAACTCTGCATCTCAGCGAAAAGACCGTGCGCAATCATGTCAGCGTGATTCTGGAAAAACTGCATCTCTCCAACCGCGTGGAACTGGCAACCTACGCGGTGGAGCATCACATTTTCGACCTGGTGAAGAGAGATTAA
- a CDS encoding sensor histidine kinase, which produces MENLRLFFQYNEPLFQFIYGLTFFVLGVAIALQARYSSRLEIARSLRWLAAFGFTHGLYVWGELFVPVQASYFPPLFMQGVHFLHLLLLALSYVCLFEFGLALLRPLRMGNTLRGLVAGWHILFTLLMVRAAFSTPFDLRSFHDHVEALAGYMIAFPGGLFAAYGLREQTYRLIAPLDAPQVVSMLRTAGITLALFGALRGLIPPPIQFFPGSWLNLRTFEDALGVPVLVFLVLLGGFLLFSMVRALEVFHVEMERTIEHMEQQQILQAERERIARELHDNTLQMAYTAGLLIDSARKLADADSPIAQRLERAVQALNEVIADLRRNMQDLHSPLGENNPRRAIRQLVDDPRFRTLVEIHLEDTLPEEWTLSPRHTAHLLAILQEALSNVVRHARATRVTLQLRQDEAGNTLLTLEDDGEGMPAQVREGYGLRNMRERARMMGGTLVLSNRSPEKGTRLMLIFPSDTLSSSERTRV; this is translated from the coding sequence ATGGAGAACCTTCGCTTGTTTTTTCAGTATAACGAACCCCTTTTTCAGTTCATCTACGGGCTGACCTTTTTCGTTTTGGGGGTTGCCATTGCCCTGCAGGCGCGCTATTCTTCCCGGCTGGAAATTGCCCGCAGTCTCCGCTGGCTGGCGGCTTTCGGCTTTACGCATGGTTTGTATGTGTGGGGAGAATTATTTGTCCCTGTGCAAGCCTCTTACTTCCCGCCTCTGTTCATGCAGGGAGTACACTTTCTACACTTGCTTTTGCTTGCCCTGTCTTATGTGTGTCTCTTTGAGTTTGGTTTGGCACTGCTCCGTCCTTTGCGGATGGGAAACACCCTGCGCGGGCTGGTGGCAGGCTGGCATATCCTCTTCACCCTTTTGATGGTAAGGGCGGCATTTTCCACACCCTTTGACCTGAGGTCCTTTCATGATCATGTAGAAGCATTGGCAGGGTATATGATTGCCTTTCCCGGCGGGTTGTTTGCCGCTTACGGCTTGCGCGAACAAACTTACCGCCTGATCGCTCCCCTGGATGCGCCTCAGGTGGTGAGTATGCTGCGCACTGCGGGAATCACTCTGGCGCTGTTTGGCGCTCTGCGCGGATTAATCCCTCCGCCCATTCAGTTTTTCCCCGGCAGTTGGTTGAATTTGCGCACCTTTGAAGATGCTCTGGGTGTGCCGGTACTGGTTTTTCTTGTTCTGCTGGGCGGCTTTCTGTTGTTTTCAATGGTACGCGCGCTGGAAGTGTTTCACGTGGAGATGGAGCGCACCATCGAACACATGGAACAACAGCAAATCCTGCAGGCGGAGCGTGAGCGTATTGCTCGCGAACTGCACGACAATACCCTGCAGATGGCATACACTGCGGGCTTGCTCATCGACTCGGCGCGCAAACTGGCAGACGCCGACAGCCCTATCGCCCAGCGGCTGGAACGGGCAGTGCAGGCGCTGAACGAGGTCATTGCCGACCTGCGCCGCAACATGCAGGATTTACATTCTCCGCTGGGAGAAAATAACCCCCGCCGCGCCATTCGTCAACTGGTGGATGATCCGCGCTTCCGCACCCTGGTGGAGATTCATCTGGAAGATACCCTGCCCGAAGAGTGGACGCTCTCCCCGCGTCATACCGCGCACCTGCTGGCAATTTTGCAGGAAGCGCTCTCCAACGTGGTGCGCCATGCCCGTGCTACTCGCGTAACCCTGCAACTGCGCCAGGACGAAGCCGGCAACACCCTGCTGACTCTGGAAGACGATGGCGAAGGCATGCCCGCGCAAGTGCGCGAAGGCTACGGACTGCGCAATATGCGCGAGCGCGCCCGCATGATGGGCGGCACGCTTGTCCTGAGCAACCGTTCCCCCGAAAAAGGCACTCGCCTGATGCTGATTTTCCCCTCTGATACCCTCTCATCATCGGAAAGGACTCGGGTATGA
- a CDS encoding FmdB family zinc ribbon protein — translation MPYYDYRCLDCNRRFSLFFTYAEYGVKPAVCPHCGSEHVQRRINRVRIARSEESRLESLADPSNLEGLDEDPRALGRMMREMSREVGEDMGPEFDEVIHRLESGQTPEQIEQEMPELAESLGAGGEDEGGFGADFGGEE, via the coding sequence ATGCCGTACTACGATTACCGCTGTCTGGATTGTAACCGCCGTTTCAGTTTGTTTTTTACCTATGCCGAGTACGGGGTTAAGCCTGCAGTGTGTCCACACTGCGGGAGCGAGCACGTCCAGCGCAGAATCAACCGGGTGCGCATTGCCCGCTCAGAAGAAAGCCGTCTGGAAAGCCTTGCCGACCCGTCCAACCTGGAAGGGCTGGATGAAGATCCGCGCGCGCTGGGACGCATGATGCGCGAGATGAGCCGCGAGGTGGGCGAGGACATGGGTCCTGAATTTGATGAGGTCATTCACCGCCTGGAGTCGGGGCAAACGCCGGAGCAAATTGAGCAGGAAATGCCCGAACTGGCGGAGAGCCTGGGCGCAGGCGGGGAGGACGAAGGCGGTTTTGGCGCTGATTTTGGGGGCGAGGAATAA
- a CDS encoding alpha-glucosidase: MKKTIVLIGAGSAQFGYGTIGDILQSKVLEGSHIVLHDINPTTMGVVERTARQFIEEHGLPFTISATTNRAEALQGADFVISSIEVGDRFELWEQDWRIPQQYGIRQVYGENGGPGGLFHSLRIIPPILDIVADVMRICPDAYVFNFSNPMSRICTTVHRAFPDAKFIGLCHEIGSLRRFLPEILGVPYEALEVRAGGLNHFSVVLSAKYKDTGKDAYPDIRAKAPAFFANMPSLSAEHKYFKETGKWPETKEDFAHVETEAWPERRVFQVILEKFGLMPITSDSHFGEYIQWAYDVTDHRGILDFYRFYKQYLSTVQPKIELTLKERVVPIIEGILTDAGYVEEAVNIPNKGLIDDLPEWIAVEVPAIVDKNGVHGIPLGKLPAGFKGLLMNQVAVHDLTAEAVIHKSKALALQALMVDPVVDIYQGLEELLDTMIEYQEKWLGYLK; the protein is encoded by the coding sequence ATGAAGAAAACGATTGTTCTCATTGGAGCCGGAAGCGCTCAGTTCGGTTATGGCACCATTGGCGATATTCTGCAGAGCAAGGTCCTGGAAGGCAGTCACATCGTTCTGCACGATATTAACCCTACCACCATGGGCGTGGTGGAGCGCACTGCCCGCCAGTTTATCGAAGAGCACGGTTTGCCGTTTACCATTTCTGCCACCACCAACCGCGCCGAAGCCCTGCAGGGCGCCGATTTCGTCATCAGTTCCATCGAAGTGGGCGACCGCTTCGAATTGTGGGAGCAGGACTGGCGCATCCCTCAGCAGTACGGCATCCGCCAGGTGTATGGCGAAAACGGCGGTCCGGGCGGCTTGTTCCACTCCCTGCGCATCATCCCCCCGATTCTGGACATCGTTGCCGATGTGATGCGCATCTGCCCGGATGCCTACGTGTTCAACTTCTCCAACCCGATGAGCCGCATCTGCACCACCGTGCACCGTGCCTTCCCCGATGCCAAATTCATCGGCCTGTGCCATGAGATTGGCTCTCTGCGCCGCTTCCTGCCCGAAATTCTGGGCGTGCCGTACGAGGCGCTGGAAGTGCGCGCGGGCGGCTTGAACCACTTCAGCGTGGTGCTTTCGGCAAAGTACAAGGATACCGGCAAGGATGCCTACCCCGATATCCGCGCCAAAGCCCCGGCGTTCTTTGCCAACATGCCGTCGCTCAGCGCCGAGCACAAGTACTTCAAGGAAACCGGCAAATGGCCCGAGACCAAAGAGGACTTTGCCCACGTGGAGACCGAAGCCTGGCCCGAGCGGCGCGTCTTCCAGGTCATTCTGGAAAAATTCGGGCTGATGCCCATCACCTCCGACAGCCACTTTGGCGAGTACATCCAGTGGGCGTACGATGTCACCGATCACCGCGGGATTCTGGACTTCTACCGCTTCTACAAGCAGTACCTGTCCACCGTCCAGCCCAAGATTGAACTGACCCTCAAAGAGCGCGTGGTGCCAATTATTGAAGGCATCCTCACCGATGCGGGCTACGTGGAAGAAGCCGTCAACATCCCCAACAAGGGCTTGATTGACGACCTGCCCGAGTGGATTGCCGTGGAAGTGCCCGCTATCGTGGACAAGAACGGCGTGCATGGCATCCCGCTGGGCAAACTGCCCGCCGGTTTCAAGGGCTTGCTGATGAATCAGGTGGCTGTCCACGACCTGACCGCCGAAGCCGTGATTCACAAGTCCAAAGCCCTGGCTCTGCAGGCGCTGATGGTAGATCCGGTGGTGGATATCTACCAGGGCTTGGAAGAACTGCTCGACACGATGATTGAGTATCAGGAAAAGTGGCTGGGCTACCTGAAATAA
- a CDS encoding rhomboid family intramembrane serine protease — translation MSLPSGSPASQPSETQPPAELGRVEPAQVRVPLTKPLVTYILLGVTVGVYLLQMLSRPLFGYDLLLAMGAKSNTLIQQGEFWRLITPMFLHVSLPHIAFNMYALYAFGVSLERHYGRRRFLLLYFIGGLGGVVLSYLLSPENSAGASTALFGVVAAEAVFLYYNRRWFGKEAVSALWNTVFIIGINLVLGLSPGIDNWGHLGGLIAGGVFAALAGPLLALRGEYPNLSLEDTRSLNRAFVVAVAEAGVLLFLVLMTFF, via the coding sequence GTGAGTTTGCCTTCCGGATCGCCCGCATCTCAGCCTTCGGAAACCCAACCGCCCGCCGAACTGGGCAGGGTTGAGCCGGCGCAGGTGCGCGTCCCGCTCACCAAGCCGCTGGTGACGTACATTCTCCTGGGAGTGACCGTTGGCGTGTATCTTCTGCAGATGCTCTCGCGCCCCCTCTTTGGATACGACCTTTTGCTGGCAATGGGCGCCAAGAGCAATACGCTCATCCAGCAGGGGGAGTTCTGGCGTCTGATTACGCCGATGTTCCTGCACGTCTCGCTCCCGCACATTGCCTTCAACATGTACGCGCTGTATGCCTTTGGCGTTTCGCTGGAACGGCATTATGGACGGCGACGTTTCCTTCTGCTCTACTTTATCGGCGGACTGGGCGGGGTGGTGCTTTCTTACCTGCTCTCGCCGGAGAACTCTGCCGGGGCATCCACCGCGCTCTTTGGCGTGGTGGCGGCAGAAGCGGTTTTCCTTTACTATAACCGCAGATGGTTTGGTAAAGAAGCTGTCTCGGCCTTGTGGAACACCGTGTTCATCATTGGCATTAACCTGGTGCTGGGCTTATCGCCGGGTATTGACAACTGGGGGCATCTTGGCGGGCTGATTGCCGGGGGCGTATTTGCCGCGCTGGCAGGTCCTTTGCTGGCACTGCGCGGCGAATATCCGAACCTCTCGCTGGAAGATACGCGCAGTTTAAACCGCGCGTTCGTGGTGGCAGTGGCAGAAGCCGGTGTGCTTCTGTTTCTGGTGTTGATGACTTTTTTCTAA
- a CDS encoding guanylate kinase, with product METMDQSPLDFDLHHPKPLLIVISGPSGVGKDAVIKAMKDKGYPFHFVVTMTSRPIRPGEVDGVDYFFVSRERFEELISADEFIEYANVYGDYKGIPRSQIREAMASGKDVILRVDVQGAETVRRLCPEAVLIFLIPANKDEWLWRLKNRKTETEEALKLRVETARQELREFSKFDYVVVNAHDRLDEAVRIIAAIIEAEHHRIDHREVCL from the coding sequence ATGGAGACCATGGATCAGTCACCGCTCGATTTTGACCTGCACCACCCCAAACCCCTGTTGATTGTCATTTCCGGTCCTTCCGGCGTGGGCAAAGATGCCGTCATTAAAGCCATGAAGGACAAAGGCTACCCCTTTCATTTTGTGGTGACCATGACCAGCCGTCCCATCCGCCCCGGCGAAGTGGACGGCGTGGATTACTTCTTCGTCAGCCGCGAACGCTTTGAGGAACTGATTTCCGCCGATGAGTTCATCGAGTACGCCAACGTGTATGGCGATTACAAGGGCATCCCGCGTTCACAAATCCGCGAAGCCATGGCGAGCGGCAAGGACGTCATCCTGCGGGTGGATGTGCAGGGCGCCGAGACGGTGCGCCGTTTGTGCCCCGAAGCCGTGCTGATTTTCCTCATCCCTGCCAACAAGGATGAGTGGCTGTGGCGGCTGAAAAACCGCAAAACCGAGACCGAAGAAGCCCTTAAACTGCGCGTGGAAACTGCCCGTCAGGAACTGCGCGAGTTTTCCAAATTCGATTACGTGGTGGTGAACGCCCATGACCGCCTGGATGAAGCCGTGCGCATCATCGCCGCCATCATTGAGGCGGAGCATCACCGCATTGATCACCGCGAGGTGTGCCTGTGA